The following proteins are encoded in a genomic region of Vanessa tameamea isolate UH-Manoa-2023 chromosome 4, ilVanTame1 primary haplotype, whole genome shotgun sequence:
- the LOC113394547 gene encoding homeobox protein Mohawk codes for MTLIQRDSEAKVEKMESSSREDGKSLRPVRNRRYTRRCLVAGQRPQKRLFTPEIKRYLKDWLVRRRDNPYPNREEKKQLSRETGLTYIQICNWFANWRRKLKNVNADRNQLTWGHLIRTYNDRAQGNVEQFSICSDDSIWSEPELTSPEHETLVIETRFDNSPESETVCKQDDTDGSSTSHEKYESFNNNSNEIERCDKINCDNKAITSPVLLSKWLESAARFQPSEANYSWWAEGRRRKIRLAVNPVRHGRDEVEAAVALTTLASATNRITAP; via the exons ATGACGCTGATTCAAAGAGACAGCGAGGCGAAAGTGGAAAAAATGGAGAGTTCATCTAGAGAAGATGGAAAATCCTTAAGACCTGTAAGAAACAGACGGTACACACG GAGATGTTTAGTAGCAGGACAGCGGCCACAGAAGAGGCTTTTTACTCCAGAAATAAAACGGTATTTGAAAGATTGGCTCGTCCGACGGAGAGACAATCCTTATCCAAACCGTGAAGAAAAGAAACAATTGTCGCGTGAAACTGGACTAACATATATTCAA ATTTGTAATTGGTTTGCTAACTGGCGGagaaaattgaaaaatgttaatGCAGACAGAAATCAACTTACATGGGGTCATCTAATTCGAACGTACAATGATCGCGCTCAAGGCAACGTGGAACAGTTCAGCATTTGTTCAGATGACAGCATATGGAGCGAGCCAGAACTCACAAGTCCCGAACATGAAACTCTAGTCATCGAAACAAGGTTCGACAACAGTCCTGAATCAGAAACGGTTTGTAAACAGGACGACACAGACGGATCTTCCACGTCGCACGAGAAATATGaaagttttaataacaattccaATGAAATAGAACGATGCGATAAGATTAATTGTGATAACAAAGCGATAACTAGCCCTGTGCTATTAAGTAAATGGCTAGAAAGTGCAGCTAGGTTTCAGCCTAGTGAAGCAAATTATTCTTGGTGGGCGGAAGGAAGGCGGCGAAAGATACGATTAGCAGTTAATCCCGTACGCCATGGTAGAGACGAAGTTGAAGCTGCAGTAGCCCTAACTACTTTAGCGTCTGCAACCAATCGCATTACAGCACCTTGA
- the LOC113394545 gene encoding large neutral amino acids transporter small subunit 2, with protein sequence MGEETQAGDGKVTLKRKITLFNGVGIIIGTIIGSGIFISPTGVFLYTGSVAASLLIWLVCGLLSTLGALCYAELGTSICRSGGDYAYIYTAFGPLPAFLRMWIALLIIRPTTQAIVALTFGHYVVKPFFPECDPPQDAVKLLAAVCLCVLTAINCISVRWTMRIQDVFTTSKLLALVVIIISGLYYICIGHHENFQNAFEGEYSAGKVALAFYSGLFAFGGWNYLNFVTEELQDPYKNLPRAIWIAMPMVTIIYVMANLAYFAVVSKMEMMSNPAVAAVFGDRLFGGWSWLIPVFVALSTFGGVNGVLFTSARLFATGAQEGHMPGFFTLFHVDKQTPIPSLIFTCFFSLLMLTTSNVFDLINYFSQTLWLSVGASVVGMLWLRRTKPDMPRPIKVNLIIPYVFLIAIGCLVFIPAITNPMDTGIGLAILLSGIPVYYVCVKWKGKPQCYNAFSGCVLKFLQKLCSCIYVDSLEKLSN encoded by the exons ATGGGCGAAGAAACTCAAGCCGGCGACGGAAAAGTGAcattaaaacgtaaaataacgCTATTTAATGGTGTTGGTATAATAATTGGGACAATAATTGGCTCAGGAATATTTATATCTCCGACTGGAGTTTTTCTTTACACGGG atCAGTAGCCGCGTCTTTACTGATATGGCTCGTGTGTGGGCTATTATCGACATTAGGGGCACTCTGCTACGCCGAACTCGGCACCTCAATATGCCGGTCGGGCGGTGATTACGCTTACATCTATACCGCTTTCGGTCCCTTGCCTGCCTTCCTGAGGATGTGGATAGCTCTACTTATCATCAGACCGACGACCCAGGCAATCGTGGCGCTCACGTTTGGACATTATGTCGTTAAGCCATTCTTCCCCGAATGTGATCCACCTCAAGATGCCGTCAAACTTCTTGCTGCTGTTTGTCTAT GTGTGCTGACAGCAATCAATTGCATTAGTGTGAGATGGACGATGCGCATACAAGACGTGTTTACAACATCGAAGCTTTTAGCTTTGGTCGTTATCATAATATCAGGATTATACTACATATGCATCG GCCATCACGAAAACTTCCAGAATGCTTTCGAAGGCGAGTATAGTGCCGGAAAGGTGGCTTTAGCGTTCTATTCGGGTCTATTTGCGTTCGGAGGCTGGAACTACCTTAACTTCGTCACTGAAGAACTGCAAGATCCTTATAA GAATTTGCCGCGTGCGATATGGATCGCTATGCCGATGGTGACAATTATTTACGTGATGGCGAACTTGGCCTACTTCGCTGTGGTGTCCAAAATGGAGATGATGTCCAATCCGGCTGTTGCTGCG GTTTTCGGTGACCGCCTATTCGGCGGGTGGAGCTGGTTGATCCCCGTATTCGTGGCTCTGTCAACATTCGGAGGAGTCAATGGAGTACTGTTTACGTCAGCGCGCCTCTTCGCTACGGGGGCACAAGAAGGTCACATGCCCGGATTCTTTACTCTGTTCCACGTGGACAAGCAGACGCCGATACCATCACTTATATTTACA TGCTTCTTCTCACTACTGATGCTGACGACGAGCAATGTCTTCGATCTAATCAATTATTTCTCGCAAACGTTGTGGCTATCCGTCGGCGCGTCAGTCGTCGGCATGCTATGGCTCCGAAGAACCAAGCCCGACATGCCGAGACCTATCAAAGTCAACCTTATCATACCCTACGTCTTCCTCATTGCGATTGGCTGTCTGGTTTTCATACCAGCGATCACCAATCCGATGGACACGGGGATAGGATTAGCGATTCTTCTATCCGGTATCCCAGTGTACTATGTCTGTGTGAAGTGGAAAGGCAAACCACAATGCTACAACGCTTTCTCAGGCTGTGTATTAAAGTTCCTGCAGAAATTATGCTCTTGTATTTACGTCGATTCATTGGAGAAACTATCTAATTGA
- the LOC113394549 gene encoding sorting nexin-21 has product MLKFEIVSSRTVEGVDKEKKYVAYMLQVRQDATESRVFDPDPANVERRYTHFLDLYNGLKKEYPALLNTISFPRKIVVGNFDPNLISTRCAAFESLLNLIANESRLRDAPAAIAFFQDIELKEARKLIDDGKFDQALSLLETSFKLLNKVYTDRSRVVLSVLCRIVACAGSSGGALAGPVEKWAQLALRRYEAVSDSDLLLIYIPLLHTCISIWETLGRDKARLVEELNSLRKKGMKVDSVPSLMEAVDSLDATI; this is encoded by the exons ATGTTGAAGTTTGAAATAGTGTCTTCTCGAACGGTGGAGGGCGTCGACaaagagaaaaaatatgtaGCGTATATGTTACAAGTTAGACAGGATGCTACCGAGTCACGAGTTTTCGATCCAGACCCAGCGAATGTAGAGAGAAGATACACCCACTTTCTCGATTTGTACAATGGCTTGAAGAAAGAATATCCAGCATTATTAAATACCATTTCATTTCCGCGGAAG ATAGTCGTTGGCAACTTTGATCCGAATTTAATATCAACTAGATGTGCTGCATTTGAGtcattactaaatttaatagcAAATGAGTCACGCCTGAGGGATGCCCCTGCAGCTATTGCATTCTTTCAGGATATAGAATTAAAGGAAGCAAGAAAATTAATTGATGATGGGAAATTTGACCAAGCTCTATCTTTATTAGAAACaagctttaaattattaaataag GTGTACACAGATAGATCTCGAGTAGTCTTAAGTGTTCTATGCAGAATAGTGGCATGTGCAGGATCCAGTGGTGGAGCCTTGGCGGGTCCTGTGGAAAAATGGGCTCAATTAGCACTCAGACGATATGAAGCAGTCAGTGACTCTGACTTACTGCTCATTTATATACCACTTTTGCACACATGCATTTCTATATG GGAAACCCTGGGTCGTGATAAGGCAAGGCTGGTTGAAGAGTTGAACTCACTACGTAAAAAGGGAATGAAAGTCGACTCTGTGCCGAGCCTGATGGAAGCTGTAGACAGCTTGGAtgcaacaatttaa